The following is a genomic window from Candidatus Zixiibacteriota bacterium.
GATTACCGCGGTAACTCCGATCGCCAGGTTCGAGGTCTTCTGGTTGGTTTCTTTGCCCTCGGCCCGGTCGATATCCTCGGCCGCCACACTGGCGGAAAAATTAAGCGTGCGGATCCCGATTGCGAGCATCTCGACCAGCGAAACCGCACCGCGTATGATCGGCAGTCCGAATAACTTTACGCGCTTAGTATAGGACAGAAAATCTTCGGATTTTATCTCGATCTCGCCCGTGGCCCGTCGGACCGCGGTAGAGATTCGATCCTTGGAGCGCATCATCACGCCCTCGATAACCGCCTGTCCGCCGACATTCAGATCCGGCATATCAAACTCCTCGCTTTTACGGTTGCACAAACTAAAACAGGCCGCGCCCGATTAAACCGGCGCTGCCTGCAAGTTGTGGTAATCTAATTGCCTTTGGAGTCTTTCTGCTTGCCCTGATTGTACTTGGCATATTTGCGCTTGAAGCGCTCCACACGACCGGCAGTGTCAACCAGTTTCTGGCGCCCGGTGAAAAACGGATGGCAGTTGGAGCAGATATCCACCTTGATTTCAGGCAGGGTCGCCTTGGTTTTGACCTGGTTGCCGCAGGCACAGGTGATCGTGCAGTCGACGTATTTCGGATGAATTTTTTCTTTCACCAGTTCACACTCCTTAATTTACCGTATCAAACCGGGTTAATTTAAGCGGATTTGACGAAAAAGCAAGCAAAATCTCCGCATAATGTAACCCATACAGCCTATTTCGGTTCCAAATTATCCGCTTTTAACCGATTATAGTGATTTCAGGCAAATTTGTTTCCTGCTGTAACTCAAGAAGTTTACTCGATGTTTTAGACTGCCGTCGTTATTGCGAAGAGCGTAGCGGCGACGCAATCTTTAATGCAAAGATCGCCGCGCTTCGCTCGTGTTGACAATACCTGGGTACGTTTTTCGGTCAGGAAAGAATCCTG
Proteins encoded in this region:
- a CDS encoding DUF1385 domain-containing protein is translated as MPDLNVGGQAVIEGVMMRSKDRISTAVRRATGEIEIKSEDFLSYTKRVKLFGLPIIRGAVSLVEMLAIGIRTLNFSASVAAEDIDRAEGKETNQKTSNLAIGVTAVIAFALGIGIFFFLPLFFSSLIGVSREALSFNLVAGVIRVLMFLAYVWMISRFG
- the rpmE gene encoding 50S ribosomal protein L31; translated protein: MKEKIHPKYVDCTITCACGNQVKTKATLPEIKVDICSNCHPFFTGRQKLVDTAGRVERFKRKYAKYNQGKQKDSKGN